A genomic region of Ensifer adhaerens contains the following coding sequences:
- the mraY gene encoding phospho-N-acetylmuramoyl-pentapeptide-transferase, translating into MLIWLVELADHFQFFNLFRYITFRTGAALFTSAMIVFLFGPAMIASLRIRQGKGQPIRADGPQTHFKKAGTPTMGGLMILAGIVVSSLLWADLSSVYVVSTLLVTLGFGAIGFYDDYLKVTKQSEKGFSGKARLGIEFVIAAIAVFFMMQASLSSGASGSTFGSSVTFPFFKDLILNLGYFFVLFGGFVIVGAGNAVNLTDGLDGLAIVPVMIAAAAFGLIAYLAGNAVFANYLQIHFVPGTGELAVILGAVIGAGLGFLWFNAPPAAIFMGDTGSLALGGLIGTVAVAVKHEIVMVIIGGLFVMETLSVIIQVFWFKRTGRRVFLMAPIHHHFEKKGWTESQVVIRFWIIAVILAMVGLSTLKLR; encoded by the coding sequence ATGCTCATTTGGCTCGTGGAACTGGCGGACCACTTTCAGTTTTTCAATCTTTTTCGCTACATCACATTCCGCACCGGTGCGGCGCTTTTCACCTCGGCCATGATCGTCTTCCTGTTCGGCCCCGCGATGATCGCCTCGCTGCGTATCCGCCAGGGCAAGGGCCAGCCGATCCGCGCCGACGGGCCGCAGACGCATTTCAAGAAGGCCGGTACGCCGACCATGGGCGGGCTGATGATCCTGGCCGGCATCGTCGTCTCGTCGCTGCTCTGGGCCGATCTTTCGAGCGTCTACGTGGTCTCGACCCTGCTCGTCACGCTCGGCTTTGGCGCCATCGGCTTCTATGACGATTACCTCAAGGTCACCAAGCAGTCCGAAAAGGGCTTTTCCGGCAAAGCGCGCCTCGGCATCGAATTCGTGATCGCAGCGATCGCCGTGTTCTTCATGATGCAGGCCTCGCTTTCGAGCGGTGCATCCGGCTCTACCTTCGGCTCCTCGGTGACGTTCCCCTTCTTCAAGGACCTGATCCTCAACCTCGGCTATTTCTTCGTGCTGTTCGGCGGCTTCGTCATCGTCGGCGCCGGCAATGCGGTGAACCTGACGGACGGCCTCGACGGCCTTGCGATCGTGCCGGTCATGATCGCCGCCGCAGCTTTCGGCCTGATTGCCTACCTTGCCGGTAACGCCGTCTTCGCCAACTACCTGCAGATCCATTTCGTGCCCGGCACCGGCGAACTCGCCGTGATCCTTGGCGCCGTCATCGGCGCCGGCCTCGGCTTCCTCTGGTTCAACGCGCCGCCGGCTGCAATCTTCATGGGCGACACCGGGTCGCTCGCGCTCGGCGGTCTGATCGGCACCGTTGCCGTTGCCGTCAAGCACGAGATCGTCATGGTCATCATCGGCGGCCTCTTCGTCATGGAGACACTGTCGGTCATCATCCAGGTCTTCTGGTTCAAGCGCACCGGCCGCCGCGTCTTCCTGATGGCGCCGATCCACCACCACTTCGAAAAGAAGGGCTGGACCGAAAGCCAGGTCGTGATCCGCTTCTGGATCATTGCCGTCATCCTCGCGATGGTCGGCCTCTCCACCCTCAAGCTTCGGTGA
- a CDS encoding UDP-N-acetylmuramoylalanyl-D-glutamyl-2,6-diaminopimelate--D-alanyl-D-alanine ligase, with protein sequence MNWLWTSSDLLAAMNGRPVGNLPEGISGISIDSRSIGKGEAFFAIRGDRVDGHDYAGIALANGAAVLVVSEGKLPALGRLNAPMIVVDDVLEALIRLGCAARDRSAAKIIAVTGSVGKTTTKEMLRHVLQPQGRVHASVASFNNHWGVPLTLARMPEATDFGIFEIGMNHPGEIRPLTAMVRPHVAMVTSIAAAHLGNFESLDQIAEAKAEIFEGVANGGHALIIHDSPQYKLLENAAAAAGVSHIHSFGANPKAEFRLVEFSGGAEGSILWAGIGGRTLEVAIGAPGRHIAENAVAVLAAVKLAGGDLDRAASALATMQAETGRGRRHTLTIGTGTLKLIDESYNANPSSMRAAIALLRDSEPPVGGRRIAVLGDMLEMGEHAVDVHAALARPLVEAGITDVWLAGPLMAHLRDALPPEVSVIYRESVEELKAYALAAVAPGDVVMIKSSKGTGCAKIVQALIDTYPAAEVEGPEAEG encoded by the coding sequence TTGAACTGGCTCTGGACAAGCAGCGATCTCCTGGCCGCGATGAACGGCCGGCCGGTTGGCAATCTGCCCGAGGGCATCTCGGGGATCTCGATCGACAGCCGTTCGATCGGCAAGGGCGAAGCTTTCTTCGCGATCAGGGGCGACCGTGTGGACGGTCACGATTACGCGGGCATCGCGCTGGCCAATGGCGCGGCGGTGCTGGTCGTCAGCGAAGGCAAGCTGCCGGCGCTCGGACGGCTGAATGCGCCGATGATCGTCGTCGACGACGTGCTCGAAGCGCTGATCCGTCTCGGCTGTGCGGCGCGTGACCGCAGTGCGGCCAAGATCATCGCCGTCACCGGCTCGGTCGGCAAGACGACCACCAAGGAAATGCTGCGGCATGTGCTGCAGCCCCAGGGGCGCGTGCATGCTTCCGTCGCCTCCTTCAACAATCACTGGGGCGTGCCGCTGACGCTTGCGCGCATGCCTGAGGCAACCGATTTTGGCATCTTCGAAATCGGCATGAACCATCCGGGCGAGATCCGGCCGCTGACCGCCATGGTGCGGCCGCATGTGGCCATGGTGACGAGCATCGCCGCCGCGCACCTCGGCAATTTCGAGAGCCTCGATCAGATCGCCGAAGCCAAGGCCGAAATCTTCGAAGGTGTCGCCAATGGCGGCCACGCACTGATCATTCACGACAGCCCGCAATACAAGCTGCTGGAAAATGCAGCGGCCGCGGCCGGTGTCAGCCACATCCATTCCTTCGGCGCCAATCCGAAGGCGGAATTCCGGCTGGTCGAATTCAGTGGCGGCGCGGAGGGCTCGATCCTCTGGGCCGGCATCGGCGGGCGGACGCTGGAAGTCGCGATCGGCGCGCCCGGACGGCACATTGCGGAGAACGCCGTGGCGGTCCTGGCAGCCGTGAAGCTTGCCGGTGGCGATCTCGACCGTGCGGCTTCGGCGCTTGCAACCATGCAGGCCGAAACGGGCAGGGGCCGACGCCACACGCTCACGATCGGCACCGGCACGCTGAAGCTGATCGATGAAAGCTACAATGCCAATCCGAGCTCGATGCGGGCGGCGATCGCGCTCCTGCGTGACAGCGAGCCGCCGGTCGGCGGCCGTCGCATCGCCGTGCTCGGCGACATGCTGGAAATGGGCGAACACGCCGTCGATGTGCACGCGGCACTCGCACGTCCGCTGGTCGAAGCCGGCATCACCGATGTCTGGCTTGCCGGGCCCTTGATGGCGCATCTTCGCGATGCCTTGCCTCCCGAGGTCTCGGTTATCTACCGCGAGAGCGTCGAGGAGCTGAAGGCCTATGCGCTGGCCGCGGTCGCGCCGGGCGATGTCGTCATGATCAAGTCATCGAAGGGGACCGGTTGCGCCAAGATCGTGCAGGCGCTGATCGATACCTATCCGGCAGCGGAAGTCGAGGGACCTGAAGCCGAGGGATAA
- a CDS encoding UDP-N-acetylmuramoyl-L-alanyl-D-glutamate--2,6-diaminopimelate ligase codes for MKIKDLAGTNFPELSAQLNGAAADIDVAGLTADSRQVQPGDLFVAVSGSKANGSAYVADALKRGAVAVVTEADSDVDAPSAPVLKLSEPRAFLARAAAAFYGRQPETMVAVTGTAGKTSVASFTRQIWAHSGFAAAMIGTTGVIAPGRNDYGSLTTPDPVSLHKLLAELADAGVTHAAMEASSHGLDQSRLDGVRLSAAAFTNLGRDHMDYHPTVEHYMASKMRLFDALLPKGAPALIFADDQWSEQAIAAARKAKLDVRTVGRKGDFISLKRVEHFRHKQSAEVHVGDDIFEIHIPLAGDFQVANALVAAGLAMSTGISAKAAFSALEKLQGASGRLELVGQTRDGALAYVDYAHKPDALENVLASVRPFTTGRVVVVFGCGGDRDKGKRPIMGEIATRLADVTIVTDDNPRSEIPEVIRAEIMTAAKGAIEIGDRATAIRTAVGMLKTGDTLIVAGKGHEEGQTIGSVTLPFSDHAEVRKALGGL; via the coding sequence ATGAAGATCAAAGACCTGGCGGGAACGAATTTTCCGGAGCTTTCGGCGCAGCTGAACGGTGCTGCTGCCGATATCGACGTTGCCGGACTGACGGCCGACAGTCGGCAGGTTCAGCCAGGGGATCTCTTTGTTGCCGTTTCCGGCAGCAAGGCCAATGGCAGCGCCTATGTCGCCGACGCCTTGAAGCGCGGTGCGGTCGCCGTCGTCACCGAAGCGGACTCGGACGTGGATGCCCCGTCGGCGCCGGTCCTGAAGCTGTCGGAACCCCGCGCGTTCCTGGCGCGCGCCGCCGCTGCCTTCTACGGCCGCCAACCGGAGACCATGGTTGCCGTGACCGGCACCGCCGGCAAGACTTCGGTCGCCTCCTTCACCCGCCAGATCTGGGCGCATTCGGGCTTCGCAGCGGCGATGATCGGCACGACAGGCGTCATCGCTCCCGGTCGCAACGATTACGGCTCGCTGACGACGCCCGATCCGGTGTCGCTGCATAAGCTCTTGGCCGAGCTTGCCGATGCCGGCGTCACCCATGCGGCGATGGAGGCCTCCAGCCACGGCCTCGACCAGAGCCGGCTTGACGGCGTGCGCCTTTCGGCTGCCGCCTTCACCAATCTCGGCCGCGACCACATGGACTACCACCCGACGGTCGAGCACTACATGGCCTCCAAGATGCGGTTGTTCGATGCGCTCCTGCCGAAGGGCGCGCCGGCGTTGATCTTCGCCGACGACCAGTGGTCGGAGCAGGCGATCGCAGCTGCCCGCAAGGCAAAGCTCGACGTGCGCACGGTCGGCCGCAAGGGCGATTTCATCTCGCTGAAGCGGGTCGAGCACTTCCGCCACAAGCAATCGGCCGAAGTGCATGTCGGCGACGACATCTTCGAAATCCACATTCCGCTCGCCGGCGATTTCCAGGTGGCGAATGCACTGGTCGCGGCGGGCCTTGCCATGTCCACCGGCATCAGCGCCAAGGCTGCCTTTTCCGCGCTTGAAAAGCTGCAGGGCGCTTCCGGGCGCCTCGAACTGGTCGGCCAGACCAGGGACGGAGCGCTCGCCTATGTCGATTACGCCCACAAGCCGGATGCGCTCGAAAACGTGCTCGCCTCGGTGCGCCCGTTCACGACGGGCCGCGTCGTCGTGGTGTTCGGCTGCGGCGGAGACCGCGACAAGGGCAAGCGCCCGATCATGGGCGAGATCGCCACGCGGCTTGCCGACGTGACGATCGTGACCGACGACAATCCGCGCTCGGAAATCCCCGAGGTGATCCGCGCCGAAATCATGACTGCCGCCAAGGGCGCGATCGAGATCGGCGACCGCGCCACGGCGATCCGCACGGCGGTCGGCATGTTGAAGACCGGCGACACGCTGATCGTTGCCGGCAAGGGACACGAGGAGGGGCAGACGATCGGCTCCGTCACGCTGCCCTTCTCGGATCATGCGGAGGTCCGCAAGGCATTGGGAGGCTTGTGA
- a CDS encoding peptidoglycan D,D-transpeptidase FtsI family protein, with product MSFLSRIMVLKSKAHFSAGGNNRPSESGLNVTFQGTRKKTTNQAKNRVAIVIASFGIVYAVIGGRLVQYGMAQPETVSSIGRADNLMASRPDILDRNGEILATDIRTVSLYAEPHKIVDADEAVERLATVLPDINTREIYNKLKSKSRFQWLRRQLTPKQQSEILALGIPGVGFRPEKRRFYPGGHTAAHILGHVNIDNRGVAGMERYIDSQGLADLAAIGMTSDAKLEPVKLSIDVRVQNIVRDVIDAGMKNYQALAAGAVVLDVHTGEVLAMASVPDYDPNKPAEGAEEGWMNRMSNGTFEMGSTFKTFTIAMGLDSGKVTLNDSFDASAPIRIGGFTIKDFHGKRRVLTVPEIFQYSSNIGTAKIADLVGIPGHKEFLTRLGLLSKLPTELPEVKSPSQPREWKKINSVTISFGHGVSTTPLQTAVAGAALVNGGKLIEPTFLPRTEEQANAVATPVVKKSTSDDMRFLLRWNGIAGSGKRALVPGFNVGGKTGTADKVVNGRYASDQNFNAFLAAFPIDNPKYIVLTFIDAPKTGEGGGRTAGSNAAPMVRDIISRSAPLLGVEPKFGEDGSALLVSY from the coding sequence ATGTCGTTTCTCTCCCGCATCATGGTATTGAAGAGCAAGGCGCACTTCTCGGCAGGCGGCAACAACCGACCGTCGGAAAGCGGCCTCAATGTCACCTTTCAGGGGACGCGCAAGAAGACCACAAATCAGGCCAAGAACCGCGTCGCCATCGTGATCGCGAGCTTCGGCATCGTCTATGCCGTCATCGGCGGGCGCCTGGTGCAATACGGCATGGCACAACCCGAGACGGTTTCCAGCATCGGCCGCGCAGACAACCTGATGGCCTCGCGTCCTGACATTCTCGACCGCAACGGCGAGATACTGGCGACAGACATCCGCACCGTTTCGCTCTATGCCGAACCGCACAAGATCGTCGATGCCGACGAGGCGGTCGAGCGGCTGGCGACGGTATTGCCTGACATCAATACCCGGGAAATCTACAACAAGCTGAAGTCGAAATCGCGCTTCCAGTGGCTGCGCCGCCAGCTCACCCCGAAGCAGCAGAGCGAGATTCTGGCGCTCGGTATTCCCGGCGTCGGCTTCCGTCCGGAAAAGCGCCGCTTCTATCCGGGCGGCCACACCGCCGCGCATATTCTTGGTCACGTCAACATCGACAACCGCGGCGTTGCCGGCATGGAGCGCTACATCGATAGCCAGGGTCTCGCCGACCTTGCCGCGATCGGCATGACCAGCGACGCCAAGCTCGAACCGGTGAAGCTCTCGATCGACGTGCGCGTGCAGAACATCGTGCGCGATGTCATCGACGCCGGCATGAAGAACTATCAGGCGCTCGCCGCCGGCGCCGTCGTGCTTGACGTGCATACCGGCGAAGTGCTGGCGATGGCGTCCGTTCCCGACTACGACCCGAACAAGCCGGCCGAGGGTGCGGAAGAGGGCTGGATGAACCGCATGTCGAACGGCACGTTCGAGATGGGCTCCACCTTCAAGACCTTCACCATCGCCATGGGCCTCGACTCCGGCAAGGTGACGCTGAACGACAGCTTCGACGCCTCGGCACCGATCCGCATCGGCGGCTTCACCATCAAGGACTTCCACGGCAAGCGCCGCGTGCTGACCGTTCCGGAAATCTTCCAGTATTCGTCGAACATCGGCACCGCCAAGATCGCAGACCTCGTCGGCATTCCCGGCCACAAGGAATTCCTGACGCGCCTCGGCCTGCTTTCGAAGCTGCCGACCGAGCTGCCGGAAGTGAAATCTCCGAGCCAGCCGCGCGAATGGAAAAAGATCAACTCGGTCACCATCTCCTTCGGCCACGGCGTCTCGACGACGCCGCTGCAGACGGCGGTTGCGGGTGCTGCACTCGTCAATGGCGGCAAGCTGATCGAGCCGACCTTCCTGCCGCGCACCGAGGAGCAGGCCAACGCGGTCGCCACGCCGGTGGTCAAGAAGAGCACCAGCGACGACATGCGCTTCCTGCTTCGCTGGAACGGCATTGCCGGCTCGGGCAAACGGGCGCTGGTGCCGGGCTTCAACGTCGGCGGCAAGACCGGCACGGCCGACAAGGTGGTCAACGGCCGCTATGCCAGCGACCAGAACTTCAACGCGTTCCTCGCGGCCTTCCCGATCGACAACCCGAAATACATCGTGCTGACCTTCATCGACGCGCCGAAGACCGGCGAGGGCGGCGGGCGCACGGCAGGCTCGAACGCTGCTCCCATGGTTCGTGACATCATCAGCCGCTCCGCGCCGCTGCTCGGTGTCGAACCAAAGTTTGGAGAAGACGGTTCTGCCTTGCTTGTGTCTTATTAG
- the ftsL gene encoding cell division protein FtsL produces the protein MLRTLDIVLIVVMTAAATVTYTIKHRAENKLEEVRKLDVAIKLEEDTIDLLRADWALLTQPNRLERLVGAFGADLQLAPTPSTQLAQPQELPMLKADLPVSEDEKAAKDGVAAIINKTDNMATGSVAR, from the coding sequence ATGCTTCGAACGCTCGACATAGTCCTGATCGTCGTCATGACCGCCGCCGCGACAGTGACCTATACGATCAAGCACCGCGCCGAAAACAAGCTTGAGGAAGTCCGCAAGCTCGATGTGGCGATCAAGCTTGAAGAAGACACGATCGATCTGCTGCGCGCCGACTGGGCGCTTCTGACGCAGCCGAACCGGCTGGAGCGTCTGGTCGGTGCTTTCGGCGCCGACCTGCAGCTTGCGCCGACCCCATCGACGCAGCTCGCTCAGCCGCAGGAACTGCCGATGCTGAAGGCGGATCTGCCGGTGTCCGAAGACGAAAAGGCTGCGAAGGACGGTGTCGCTGCCATCATCAACAAGACCGATAACATGGCAACTGGCTCGGTGGCGCGCTGA